A single Candoia aspera isolate rCanAsp1 chromosome 7, rCanAsp1.hap2, whole genome shotgun sequence DNA region contains:
- the FBXL14 gene encoding F-box/LRR-repeat protein 14, with the protein METHVSCLFPELLAMIFGYLEVRDKGRVAQVCTAWRDAAYHRSVWRGVEAKLHLRRANPSLFPSLAARGIRRVQILSLRRSLSYVIQGMAEIESLNLSGCYNLTDNGLGHAFVAEISSLRALNLSLCKQITDSSLGRIAQYLKGLEVLELGGCSNITNTGLLLIAWGLQRLKSLNLRSCRHLSDVGIGHLAGMTRSAAEGCLGLEQLTLQDCQKLSDLSLKHLARGLTRLRQLNLSFCGGISDAGLLHLSHMSSLRTLNLRSCDNISDTGIMHLAMGSLRLSGLDVSFCDKVGDQSLAYIAQGLDGLRSLSLCSCHISDEGINRMVRQMHGLRTLNIGQCVRITDKGLELIAEHLSQLTGIDLYGCTRITKRGLERITQLPCLKVLNLGLWQMTESEKVR; encoded by the coding sequence ATGGAGACGCACGTCTCGTGCCTGTTCCCCGAGCTGCTGGCCATGATCTTTGGCTACCTGGAGGTGCGCGACAAGGGCCGGGTGGCGCAGGTGTGCACGGCCTGGCGGGACGCCGCGTACCACCGCTCGGTGTGGCGGGGCGTGGAGGCGAAGCTGCACCTGCGCCGCGCCAACCCGTCCCTCTTCCCCAGCCTGGCCGCGCGGGGCATCCGCCGGGTGCAGATCTTGTCGCTGCGGCGCAGCCTGAGCTACGTGATCCAGGGCATGGCGGAGATCGAGAGCCTCAATCTGAGCGGCTGCTACAACCTCACCGACAACGGGCTGGGCCACGCCTTCGTGGCGGAGATCAGCTCCCTGCGCGCGCTGAACCTCAGCCTCTGCAAGCAGATCACCGACAGCAGCCTGGGCCGCATCGCCCAGTACCTCAAGGGCCTGGAGGTGCTGGAGCTGGGGGGCTGCAGCAACATCACCAACACCGGCCTCCTGCTCATCGCCTGGGGCCTCCAGCGCCTCAAGAGCCTCAACCTGCGATCTTGCCGCCACCTGTCCGATGTGGGCATTGGGCATTTGGCGGGCATGACCCGCAGCGCAGCAGAGGGCTGTCTGGGGCTGGAGCAGCTGACGCTGCAGGACTGCCAGAAGCTTAGTGATCTCTCCCTCAAGCATCTGGCCCGGGGTCTCACTCGCCTGCGCCAGCTCAACCTCAGCTTTTGTGGGGGGATCTCAGATGCAGGGCTGCTGCACCTGTCACACATGAGCAGCTTGCGCACGCTGAACCTACGCTCCTGTGACAACATTAGCGACACAGGTATCATGCACCTGGCCATGGGCAGCTTGCGCCTTTCAGGCTTGGACGTCTCCTTCTGTGACAAAGTTGGAGACCAAAGCCTGGCCTACATTGCACAGGGCCTTGATGGGTTGCGTTCTCTCTCCCTTTGCTCTTGCCACATCAGCGACGAGGGCATCAACCGCATGGTGCGCCAGATGCACGGACTGCGCACCCTCAACATTGGCCAGTGCGTCCGCATCACTGACAAAGGCCTGGAGCTTATCGCTGAGCACCTTAGTCAGCTCACAGGCATTGACCTCTATGGCTGTACCCGCATCACTAAAAGAGGCCTGGAGCGCATCACTCAACTGCCCTGCCTCAAGGTGCTCAATCTGGGACTCTGGCAAATGACTGAGAGTGAAAAAGTAAGGTGA